In Persicimonas caeni, a single window of DNA contains:
- a CDS encoding serine/threonine-protein kinase codes for MIGTTISRYDILEELGQGGMSVVYLAQDTALGREVAIKLLHEHLAKKLENRQRFRREAEAIARLRHPNILDVYDVSDESDERSFIVMEYIPGMNLRQFIDHHGPPPPEIAALLGVEICNALGHAHNHGVIHRDLKPENVMISDDGDVKLMDFGIAHVIDAETMTKTGSLLGSPAHMAPELIDGKKVDERADVFALGTVLYWMSTGQLPFCGDNAPQVLRNVMECRYEEPEVVAPTVGHDLARIICKCLNKEPENRFASVETVKRELFAAVHSVGIEETDKAVREYFADPGKYTEAYAELIVPKLIARGKQAMERKNVPVAIAHFNRVLAYDPKNEEVRECLDQLNRNQQAARFVAAAAVLLLVGVAGWWMYDMTVDEPQPKVKADVEDEIAAAAEEEAQAKEASLSAALTRVGSAYGVAEGASEAEHAAQTAVPIAQDVVGLARRVAKKGKRLVHIASLKAPSVQLVETSGNSKEETEETGNDASPPEAAEQTFEVQFKVFPGSARLEVDGEKVFWQTESIQLTRGKHVITANAPGCKPYREILVVNEPRTDKNKVPVVLEWRRATINVVSNKNALVYVAGESDPRSNARRSSISVPFRRKMGDPTKTVKLRIADASNLQRVEEREVVVRAGDSRTVKVYFP; via the coding sequence ATGATCGGCACCACGATTTCGCGCTACGACATCTTGGAGGAACTCGGCCAAGGGGGCATGTCCGTGGTGTATCTGGCTCAGGACACTGCTCTGGGCCGCGAAGTCGCCATCAAGTTGCTGCACGAGCACCTGGCCAAGAAGCTCGAAAACCGCCAGCGATTTCGCCGCGAGGCCGAGGCGATCGCGCGGCTGCGCCACCCCAATATCCTCGACGTGTACGATGTCTCCGACGAGAGCGACGAGCGCTCGTTCATCGTCATGGAGTACATCCCGGGGATGAACTTGCGTCAGTTCATCGACCACCACGGCCCTCCCCCGCCCGAGATCGCCGCCCTGCTGGGCGTCGAGATTTGCAACGCGCTCGGCCACGCTCACAACCACGGCGTCATTCACCGTGATTTGAAGCCCGAAAACGTGATGATCTCCGACGATGGAGACGTCAAGTTGATGGACTTTGGCATCGCGCACGTCATCGACGCCGAGACGATGACCAAGACGGGCAGCCTGCTGGGCAGCCCCGCGCACATGGCGCCCGAGCTCATCGACGGCAAGAAAGTCGACGAGCGCGCCGACGTCTTTGCGCTGGGCACGGTTTTGTACTGGATGAGCACCGGCCAGCTCCCCTTTTGCGGCGACAACGCCCCCCAGGTGCTCCGTAACGTCATGGAGTGCCGCTACGAGGAGCCCGAGGTCGTCGCACCGACCGTCGGCCACGACCTAGCGCGCATCATCTGCAAATGCCTGAACAAGGAGCCGGAAAACCGCTTCGCCTCGGTCGAGACGGTCAAGCGAGAGCTCTTTGCCGCGGTCCACTCGGTGGGGATCGAGGAGACCGACAAGGCGGTGCGCGAATACTTCGCAGATCCGGGCAAGTACACGGAAGCCTACGCCGAGCTGATCGTCCCCAAGCTCATCGCGCGCGGAAAGCAGGCGATGGAGCGCAAAAACGTCCCGGTGGCCATCGCGCACTTCAACCGCGTGCTCGCCTACGACCCGAAAAACGAAGAGGTGCGCGAGTGTCTCGATCAGCTCAACCGCAACCAGCAGGCGGCTCGCTTCGTGGCGGCGGCCGCGGTGCTCTTGTTGGTAGGCGTGGCGGGTTGGTGGATGTACGACATGACCGTCGACGAGCCGCAACCGAAGGTGAAGGCGGACGTCGAGGATGAGATCGCCGCGGCCGCCGAAGAGGAGGCGCAGGCAAAGGAGGCGAGCTTGAGCGCGGCGCTGACGCGCGTCGGTAGCGCTTATGGCGTCGCCGAGGGCGCCTCGGAGGCCGAGCATGCAGCCCAGACGGCGGTGCCGATTGCGCAGGATGTCGTCGGTCTGGCGCGTCGCGTCGCCAAGAAGGGAAAGCGGTTGGTGCACATCGCCAGCCTCAAAGCTCCTTCGGTCCAGCTCGTCGAAACGTCCGGCAACTCTAAAGAGGAGACGGAGGAGACGGGGAACGATGCCTCGCCCCCCGAGGCGGCCGAACAGACCTTCGAGGTGCAGTTCAAGGTCTTTCCCGGCTCGGCTCGCCTCGAGGTCGACGGAGAGAAGGTCTTCTGGCAGACCGAGAGCATTCAACTCACCCGCGGCAAGCACGTCATCACCGCCAACGCGCCCGGCTGTAAGCCGTATCGCGAGATTCTGGTGGTAAACGAGCCCAGAACCGATAAGAATAAGGTTCCCGTGGTGCTCGAATGGAGACGAGCGACCATCAACGTCGTGTCGAACAAGAACGCGCTGGTCTACGTCGCCGGTGAGTCCGACCCACGCTCGAACGCGCGACGCAGCTCGATTTCGGTGCCGTTTCGACGCAAAATGGGCGACCCGACGAAGACGGTAAAGCTTCGCATCGCCGATGCCTCCAACCTGCAACGCGTCGAGGAGCGCGAAGTCGTCGTACGTGCCGGCGACAGTCGCACGGTCAAAGTCTACTTTCCCTGA
- a CDS encoding PrkA family serine protein kinase, producing the protein MNDGQKILSSLASKVREDYGRDQRIMSFAEFLDLFAEHPRRHARNAVQYLRDCYLHYGTEQKPAVWGDVTHYRMFDAPFDGGKDRLVGQERAQQRVFRLLDNFVRQGEVNKLVLLHGPNGSAKSTFVNMLMRAMESYSCTEEGALFRFNWVFPNKRLASGSSIGFEGFSARAVEETDLDSFAYLDEDQIDAKIPADMKDHPLMLLPTEQRRTLLKEFIPDAILPGYEQEDGERLRTRYSEAQDDDETEPPFVLSKYIYDGDLSHTSRQIFDALMTAYKGDIEKVFKHIQVERFFISRRYRVGAVVVEPQMRVDANLRQLTVDRSLSALPSSLQNQTMFEPFGDLVDANRGIVEYDDLLKRQPELNKYLLATSEKGTVSLENRILHLDQVLTATANEDYLDAFKQTPDYSSFKGRIELVRLPYLLDYNIEELVYDEQISSVDFIKHLAPHTTFVAALWATLTRLKRPDPDNYPNTVREIISGLTPLEKADLYSRGKVPEGIGAENARELKKVIPDMMSEGEGSSNYEGRYGASPREMKMILLNASQNDDFPCLSPLAVFKELRQLVKDPSVFPFLQMKSDGDYHRHDDFIDVVTDRYLDLIDSEIRSAMGLVEEKQYEDLFARYIEHVSQWLKGEKVYNRITGRSEEPDVELMNNVEEMLDIEEDIEDFRHSLISTIAAYSIDHPGEQIDYRKTFPNFFDALQRKFFEERQQQIRRIQESLLRYFEDEKKKMDADEIESVETTLDNLKNRYGYCDQCAREAVAFLLSNRYNE; encoded by the coding sequence ATGAATGACGGTCAGAAGATTCTCTCGTCGCTGGCATCCAAAGTTCGAGAAGATTACGGGCGCGACCAGCGCATCATGAGCTTTGCGGAGTTTCTGGATCTGTTCGCCGAGCATCCGCGACGCCACGCCAGAAACGCGGTCCAGTACCTGCGCGATTGCTACCTGCACTACGGCACCGAGCAGAAGCCGGCGGTCTGGGGTGACGTGACTCACTACCGGATGTTCGACGCGCCGTTCGACGGGGGCAAAGACCGCCTCGTCGGCCAAGAGCGCGCCCAGCAGCGTGTCTTCCGACTGCTCGACAACTTCGTGCGCCAGGGCGAGGTCAACAAGCTCGTGTTGCTGCACGGGCCCAACGGCAGCGCCAAGAGCACCTTCGTCAACATGCTCATGCGCGCGATGGAATCGTACTCGTGCACCGAAGAGGGCGCGCTCTTTCGGTTCAACTGGGTCTTCCCGAACAAGCGGCTCGCCTCGGGCTCGTCGATCGGCTTCGAGGGCTTCAGCGCCCGCGCCGTCGAGGAGACCGACCTCGATTCGTTCGCCTACTTGGACGAAGACCAGATCGACGCCAAGATCCCGGCGGACATGAAGGACCACCCGCTGATGCTGCTCCCCACCGAGCAGCGCCGCACTCTGCTCAAAGAGTTCATCCCGGATGCGATTTTGCCGGGCTACGAGCAAGAAGACGGTGAGCGCCTGCGCACCCGCTACAGCGAAGCGCAGGACGATGACGAGACCGAGCCGCCGTTCGTGCTCAGTAAATACATCTACGACGGCGATCTGAGCCACACTAGCCGCCAGATCTTCGACGCGCTGATGACCGCCTACAAAGGCGACATCGAGAAGGTCTTCAAGCATATCCAGGTCGAGCGTTTCTTCATCAGTCGGCGCTACCGCGTCGGCGCAGTCGTCGTCGAGCCGCAGATGCGCGTCGACGCCAACCTGCGCCAGCTCACCGTCGACCGCAGCCTCTCGGCGCTGCCGTCGAGCCTGCAAAACCAGACGATGTTCGAGCCATTCGGCGACCTGGTCGACGCCAACCGCGGCATCGTCGAGTACGACGACCTGCTCAAGCGCCAGCCCGAGCTCAACAAGTACCTGCTCGCCACCAGCGAGAAGGGCACCGTGTCGTTGGAGAATCGCATCCTGCACCTCGACCAGGTGCTCACCGCGACGGCCAACGAGGATTACCTCGACGCGTTCAAGCAGACCCCCGACTACTCGTCGTTCAAGGGTCGCATCGAGCTCGTCCGGCTGCCGTACCTGCTCGACTACAATATCGAGGAGCTCGTGTACGACGAGCAGATCTCGTCGGTCGACTTCATCAAGCACCTCGCCCCGCACACCACTTTCGTGGCCGCGCTGTGGGCGACCCTGACCCGCCTCAAGCGCCCCGATCCGGACAATTATCCGAACACCGTGCGCGAGATCATCAGCGGGCTGACCCCGCTCGAGAAGGCCGACCTGTACTCGCGCGGCAAGGTGCCCGAGGGCATCGGCGCCGAGAACGCCCGCGAGCTCAAAAAAGTCATCCCCGACATGATGAGCGAGGGCGAGGGGTCGAGCAATTACGAGGGCCGCTACGGTGCGAGCCCGCGTGAGATGAAGATGATTCTGCTCAACGCCAGCCAGAACGACGACTTCCCGTGCCTATCCCCCCTGGCGGTGTTCAAAGAGCTTCGCCAGCTGGTCAAAGACCCGTCGGTCTTCCCGTTCCTGCAGATGAAGTCCGACGGCGACTATCATCGCCACGACGACTTCATCGACGTGGTCACCGATCGCTACCTCGACCTGATCGACAGCGAGATCCGCAGCGCCATGGGACTCGTCGAAGAGAAGCAGTACGAAGACCTCTTTGCTCGCTATATCGAGCACGTCAGCCAGTGGCTCAAAGGTGAGAAGGTCTACAACCGCATCACCGGCCGCAGCGAGGAGCCCGACGTAGAGTTGATGAACAACGTCGAGGAGATGCTCGACATCGAAGAGGATATCGAGGACTTCCGCCACAGCCTCATCTCGACCATCGCCGCCTACTCGATCGACCACCCCGGCGAGCAGATCGACTATCGCAAGACGTTCCCCAATTTCTTCGACGCGCTGCAGCGCAAGTTCTTCGAGGAGCGCCAACAGCAGATCCGTCGCATCCAGGAGAGCCTGCTGCGCTACTTCGAGGACGAGAAGAAGAAGATGGACGCCGACGAGATCGAGTCGGTCGAGACGACTCTGGACAACCTCAAGAACCGCTACGGCTATTGCGACCAGTGCGCCAGAGAGGCGGTGGCGTTCTTGTTGTCGAATCGGTATAACGAGTGA
- a CDS encoding FHA domain-containing protein: MAPSTDSKIEDMTDAVDVLDEPTDFPFRTERTAQDAVVSSLDARAELVETADRLVRVMASGSARPAAHAAAPQSSPSMQAGTQTGPRPTLVVRSPGGTMETRHTIDAPRFLVGRENCDLELDDRFVARWHIQLFQRDGALILQDLNSRNGVYLRIADDLALEDGDQIVVGDQRFEFRTSWDSPAQQNPTHQNQTQQNKADTDALGASWAGNPVRLIRYMEGDHIGGVYPLGQRMTIGGANADLCFPEDSILSSPHAVIHRDGDRYLLRDLESESGTFIRIADAVELIDGDCFLVGRTRIRLTFA; encoded by the coding sequence ATGGCCCCAAGCACCGACTCGAAAATCGAAGACATGACCGACGCCGTCGACGTACTCGACGAGCCGACTGATTTTCCGTTTCGCACCGAGCGCACCGCCCAAGATGCGGTCGTCTCGAGCCTCGATGCGCGCGCCGAACTCGTCGAGACCGCCGACCGGCTCGTGCGGGTGATGGCGAGCGGTTCGGCGCGCCCGGCGGCCCATGCCGCCGCGCCTCAGTCGAGCCCGTCCATGCAGGCGGGGACACAGACAGGCCCCCGGCCGACGCTGGTAGTGCGCAGCCCCGGCGGGACGATGGAGACCCGGCACACCATCGACGCGCCGCGCTTTTTGGTGGGGCGCGAGAACTGTGACCTCGAACTCGACGATCGATTCGTCGCGCGTTGGCATATCCAGCTCTTTCAGCGCGACGGTGCGCTGATCTTGCAGGACTTGAACAGCCGCAACGGCGTCTATCTGCGTATCGCCGACGACCTCGCCCTCGAAGACGGCGACCAGATCGTCGTGGGCGACCAACGCTTCGAGTTTCGCACGAGCTGGGACTCCCCTGCCCAGCAGAATCCGACTCACCAGAATCAGACTCAACAAAACAAGGCAGACACCGACGCCCTGGGCGCCTCCTGGGCCGGAAACCCCGTGCGGCTCATTCGGTATATGGAGGGCGACCACATCGGCGGGGTCTATCCGCTGGGACAACGCATGACCATCGGCGGAGCCAACGCCGACTTGTGTTTTCCGGAAGATTCGATCCTGTCTTCTCCTCACGCGGTCATCCACCGCGACGGAGATCGTTACCTCCTTCGCGATCTCGAGAGCGAGTCGGGCACCTTTATTCGTATCGCGGACGCCGTCGAACTGATCGACGGAGACTGCTTTTTGGTGGGCCGCACGCGTATCCGCCTGACGTTCGCCTGA
- a CDS encoding OmpA family protein has protein sequence MVKQTPLRLVLAAFLVFGLTTMFASGCSTPPKPKELVELEAILKDPDARTVKEAPGAAKFYRESRQYRRVSLEAYEEGELERAKEYAILGKLRYRTAAAIKKQLEAKERLDAANAKVGEVNPKIQALSQERNKLQKEVGEVERQVARARNEKAQEERRQQALQNAALQRNSDTSGAKEMAVKNKLDAAKKARDEALAVQANEFAKGTFNRANNQLKSAISMQQSQAGSADTIMDAADQAAQFFRKAADEARPKYEEHLSNMKAPARREALRKEAQNNFGGPFTVAEPTGVRVVLAMLFDEGSASVKPSSQALVKAAADIAKKYKEANIVIEGYTRKGDATENLATSSLRAKAVKIYFEGQGVKAGRISTNGYGQDNRRYQDDPSKNDRVEIIFRIPND, from the coding sequence ATGGTGAAGCAAACCCCCCTGAGGTTGGTTCTCGCAGCGTTTCTGGTCTTTGGTCTGACGACCATGTTCGCCAGCGGCTGCTCGACGCCTCCCAAACCCAAAGAGCTGGTCGAACTCGAGGCCATCCTCAAAGATCCCGACGCCCGCACGGTCAAAGAGGCGCCGGGCGCGGCCAAATTCTACCGCGAGTCGCGCCAGTATCGGCGCGTCTCGCTCGAGGCTTATGAGGAAGGCGAGCTCGAGCGCGCCAAGGAGTACGCCATCCTGGGCAAGCTTCGCTACCGCACCGCGGCGGCGATCAAAAAGCAGCTCGAGGCCAAGGAGCGCCTCGACGCTGCCAACGCCAAGGTCGGCGAGGTCAACCCCAAGATTCAGGCGTTGAGCCAGGAGCGTAACAAGCTCCAGAAGGAAGTCGGCGAGGTCGAGCGTCAGGTCGCCCGCGCCCGCAACGAAAAGGCTCAAGAGGAGCGCCGACAGCAGGCGCTTCAAAACGCCGCGCTCCAGCGCAACAGCGACACGAGCGGCGCCAAAGAGATGGCCGTCAAGAACAAGCTCGACGCCGCCAAGAAGGCGCGCGACGAGGCGCTGGCCGTCCAGGCCAACGAGTTCGCCAAGGGCACGTTCAACCGCGCCAACAACCAGCTCAAGTCGGCCATCTCGATGCAGCAGAGCCAGGCCGGCAGCGCCGACACCATCATGGACGCCGCCGACCAGGCTGCCCAGTTCTTCCGCAAGGCCGCCGACGAGGCGCGCCCGAAATACGAAGAGCATCTGTCCAACATGAAGGCCCCGGCTCGCCGCGAAGCGCTTCGTAAAGAAGCGCAGAACAACTTCGGCGGCCCCTTCACCGTCGCCGAGCCCACCGGCGTTCGCGTGGTGCTGGCGATGCTGTTCGACGAAGGCTCGGCCTCGGTCAAGCCTTCGAGCCAGGCGCTGGTCAAAGCCGCCGCCGACATCGCCAAGAAGTACAAGGAAGCCAATATCGTCATCGAGGGCTACACCCGTAAGGGCGACGCCACCGAGAACCTGGCGACCTCGTCGCTGCGCGCCAAGGCGGTCAAGATCTACTTCGAAGGCCAGGGCGTCAAGGCCGGCCGCATCAGCACCAACGGGTACGGCCAGGACAACCGACGCTACCAGGACGACCCGTCCAAAAACGACCGCGTCGAGATCATCTTCCGCATCCCGAACGACTGA